Within the Burkholderia sp. NRF60-BP8 genome, the region CGCGGGCAAATCGTTCGCCAAGGGCGCTACGACGACATTGCGAAGGACGAGGAAGTCCGACGCATTTATCTGGGGCAGGGGGCAAGTCATGCTGCACATTGAAAATCTGTCGGCCGGATACGGCGACATCGCTGTCTTGCACCAGATCACGCTTGCCGTTCAGCCCAACGAAGTGGTCGGGGTGCTCGGATGCAATGGAGCGGGAAAAACGACGCTTGTGAAGGCGATTATGGGCTTTTTGCCGCACGTGAGCGGAGCGGTTCGCTTTGGCGAGCACGTCATCAACGGCATGCGCGCGCATGAAATCGCTCGGCTGGGCATCGGGCTGGTGCCGCAGGGGCGATGGATTTTTCCGAAGCTCACGGTACGCGAGAATCTGATGATGGGAACCGCGGCGGCCGGCGACGCCGAGATTCTGGATGAGGTGTTCGAGTACTTCCCGATATTGAAAACGCGGCTCTCGCAACATGGCGGGACGTTGTCGGGCGGCGAGCAACAGGTACTGGCTATCGCGCGTGCGTTGTGTGGTCGACCGAAACTGTTGTTGCTGGACGAGCCTTCTGACGGCGTGCAACCCAATCTTGTCGAGCTGATCGGCGATGTAATCCCAGTGCTGTGCCGTCGTTCGAAGCTGGCGGTGCTGCTTGTCGAACAGAATCTTGACCTCGTGTTGCACTGCGCGCAGCGATGCATTGTGCTCAAGAACGGGCGGCTCGCCCATGCGGGAAAGATCGAACCGCACCGCGGCACGGACAGCGCGCACCAGTTGGCCCAATTCTTGTCACCTGCTGCTGAACGAACGGCTGATTCGCAAGCGGCGTTCATTGAAAGAGAACCTACATGAATCGACGTGACTTTTCGCGATCTGCCCTGTGGGGCGCGCTTGGGGCGTTCAGCGCCGCCGTTTGTCCGAACCTTGTCCGAGCAGCGGCGCCGATCAAGATCGGATTGCTTGCGCCGTTGAGCGGCCCACTTACCCGGGTCGGGGAAACCAATCGGCACTGTGCGATGCTCGCCGTTGAAGAAATCAACGCTGCTGGCGGACTGCTTGGGCGGCCGCTCGAACTGGCCGTCGAAGATACGCAGATGTCGACGGCTGTGACGCTCGAGAAAGCCAGGCAGCTATTGATGCGTGACGAAGTGGCGATGCTCACAGGCATGGTGCTGCCGTCCGAGCGCGAGGCGGCGCTGCAGGCCGCTAAGACGGCCGCGCGTCTTGTCGTCTATCCGAATTTCGACGAGGGTCGCTGTGATCCGCTGTTGTTAAGTACTGGTCTGAGTGTTGCTCAGCGGGTCGAACCGCTCATTACGTGGCTCATGCGTGGTGGTGGAAAGAGTGTCAGCGCGGTCGTCTCGGACGTCGGCAGCAACCGCAAGGTGCTGGTGCCCGCGCTGGAGGCGGCCGTATCTCGCCACGGTGGCCGCTTGTTGAACGTGTACTGGTTGCCGTTCGGCACGCGCGATTATGGTGCCGTGCTTCAACGAATTGCAGCACAGCAGCCGCAACTGGTATGGCACAGCATCGGCGATGATCCGGTCACGTTTGTCAAACAGTATCGGTCGTTTGCGATGAGGCCGCAGTTGGTCACGGACATCGCGCACGAATCGCTATCGATTGCAACTGCGGGCGCATCAACGGGCGCCATCGGTGTGTCATCGTACTTTATGAGCATCGATAGCGCTGAAAATCATCGCTTTCTTGCGCGCTACACCGCGCGCGTGGCCAACACCCGTGCGCCGCGGTTAGGCCCCTATGCGGTGATGCTGCCTCACGGGGAATGCACGTACGCGGGTATTCGACTCTTTGCGCAGGCCGCGCAAGACGCTGGCAGCGTCGAGGTCATGCATGTCAAGGCGGCATT harbors:
- a CDS encoding ABC transporter ATP-binding protein, whose amino-acid sequence is MLHIENLSAGYGDIAVLHQITLAVQPNEVVGVLGCNGAGKTTLVKAIMGFLPHVSGAVRFGEHVINGMRAHEIARLGIGLVPQGRWIFPKLTVRENLMMGTAAAGDAEILDEVFEYFPILKTRLSQHGGTLSGGEQQVLAIARALCGRPKLLLLDEPSDGVQPNLVELIGDVIPVLCRRSKLAVLLVEQNLDLVLHCAQRCIVLKNGRLAHAGKIEPHRGTDSAHQLAQFLSPAAERTADSQAAFIEREPT
- a CDS encoding ABC transporter substrate-binding protein, whose product is MNRRDFSRSALWGALGAFSAAVCPNLVRAAAPIKIGLLAPLSGPLTRVGETNRHCAMLAVEEINAAGGLLGRPLELAVEDTQMSTAVTLEKARQLLMRDEVAMLTGMVLPSEREAALQAAKTAARLVVYPNFDEGRCDPLLLSTGLSVAQRVEPLITWLMRGGGKSVSAVVSDVGSNRKVLVPALEAAVSRHGGRLLNVYWLPFGTRDYGAVLQRIAAQQPQLVWHSIGDDPVTFVKQYRSFAMRPQLVTDIAHESLSIATAGASTGAIGVSSYFMSIDSAENHRFLARYTARVANTRAPRLGPYAVMLPHGECTYAGIRLFAQAAQDAGSVEVMHVKAALSGISLNLPRGKTGVSRVGDHVTCMTRIAQAQADNSFALLDLVGPILPTCRG